The Streptomyces europaeiscabiei genome window below encodes:
- a CDS encoding IS481 family transposase — MSVVEQRYRAVLAVLAGATVTEIAASLGVSRQTVSGWKSRYAASGLAGLADRSRRPASCPHQASAEVETAVCELRRKHPRWGPRRIAHALERSGAVSPLPSRMTVYRILVRHGLVEPGVRRRKRSDYKRWQRDRPMQLWQMDIVGGVMLVNTVTGELTEAKVVTGVDDHSRFCVIASVVERATGRAVCAAFAGALRRFGVPEEVLTDNGKQFTDRFGQGGEVLFDRICRENGIAHRLTQPASPTTTGKVERFHQTLRRELLDDCGAFESIEAAQAALDRWVQEYNSMRPHQALDMQSPGDRFTPVPEEERDMLGLKIPGVLALVPQQRTPPADPDPDPDPAPAPAPAPAPAEASAVPAALPEVVPAAAVEPGGPVEFDRVVPASGNLQVAGKQFWLGPARSGLTVTFWADTSVIHLLIAGTRIKSVRSHLSVADLGRLAVRGGRTAGPAPLPAGEGMAFEVDRVVNNSGLVGLAGRQVLAAEILGGRQVGIRLDDETLSFFDPSSRELLRVRPNPLTGEEVRRLRGLRPAGPPPRPGIEPVRVQRRISAVGTIMVCRQSVSLGRPYAGQTVTVHVSETTITVELDGQVRVIRRTTDIPVRHVKANKPYKVSDVV; from the coding sequence TTGTCGGTTGTCGAGCAGAGATACCGGGCTGTGCTCGCGGTGCTGGCGGGTGCGACGGTGACGGAGATCGCCGCGTCGCTGGGGGTGTCGCGGCAGACGGTGAGCGGGTGGAAGTCGAGGTATGCCGCCTCGGGCCTGGCGGGGCTGGCGGACCGGTCACGCAGGCCGGCCTCGTGTCCGCATCAGGCCTCCGCCGAGGTGGAGACGGCCGTGTGCGAGCTGCGGCGCAAGCACCCTCGCTGGGGTCCGCGGCGGATCGCTCATGCGCTGGAGCGGTCCGGGGCGGTGAGCCCGCTGCCGTCACGGATGACTGTGTATCGGATCCTGGTCCGTCACGGTCTGGTGGAGCCGGGGGTGCGGCGGCGGAAGCGGTCGGATTACAAGCGCTGGCAGCGGGACCGGCCGATGCAGTTGTGGCAGATGGACATCGTCGGCGGCGTGATGCTGGTCAACACGGTGACCGGTGAGCTGACCGAGGCCAAAGTCGTGACCGGGGTGGACGATCATTCCCGGTTCTGCGTGATCGCGTCGGTGGTGGAGCGGGCGACCGGTCGGGCGGTCTGTGCGGCGTTCGCGGGGGCCCTGCGGAGGTTCGGGGTGCCGGAAGAGGTGCTGACCGACAACGGCAAGCAGTTCACCGACCGGTTCGGGCAGGGCGGTGAGGTGTTGTTCGACCGGATCTGCCGGGAGAACGGGATCGCGCATCGGCTGACGCAGCCGGCGTCGCCGACCACGACGGGCAAGGTGGAGCGGTTCCATCAGACGCTGCGGCGTGAACTCCTCGACGACTGCGGCGCGTTCGAGAGCATCGAAGCGGCCCAGGCGGCACTGGATCGTTGGGTGCAGGAATACAACTCGATGCGTCCGCATCAGGCCTTGGACATGCAGTCTCCGGGAGACCGGTTCACCCCGGTGCCCGAGGAGGAGCGGGACATGCTGGGGCTGAAGATTCCCGGAGTGCTGGCGCTGGTGCCGCAGCAGCGGACACCTCCAGCGGACCCGGACCCGGACCCGGACCCGGCTCCGGCTCCGGCTCCGGCTCCGGCTCCGGCTGAAGCCTCGGCTGTGCCCGCCGCCCTGCCTGAGGTGGTCCCGGCCGCGGCGGTGGAGCCCGGTGGGCCGGTGGAGTTCGATCGGGTGGTGCCTGCGAGTGGGAATCTGCAGGTGGCGGGCAAGCAGTTTTGGCTGGGTCCGGCCCGTTCGGGGCTGACGGTGACGTTCTGGGCGGACACGTCGGTGATCCATCTGCTGATCGCTGGGACGCGGATCAAGAGCGTGCGGTCGCACCTGTCGGTGGCTGACCTGGGACGGCTGGCTGTCCGGGGCGGCCGTACGGCCGGACCGGCCCCGCTGCCTGCCGGTGAGGGGATGGCGTTCGAGGTGGACCGGGTCGTGAACAACAGCGGCCTGGTGGGCCTGGCCGGGCGCCAGGTGCTGGCCGCGGAGATCCTCGGCGGCCGCCAGGTGGGCATCCGCCTCGACGACGAGACGCTGTCGTTCTTCGACCCATCCTCGCGAGAACTCCTGCGGGTGCGGCCCAACCCGCTGACCGGAGAGGAAGTGCGTCGGCTGCGGGGCCTGCGTCCGGCCGGACCGCCACCGCGGCCGGGCATCGAGCCGGTGCGGGTGCAGCGGCGGATCAGTGCTGTGGGCACGATCATGGTCTGCCGCCAGAGCGTCTCCCTCGGCCGCCCGTACGCAGGCCAGACGGTGACCGTGCACGTGTCTGAGACGACGATCACCGTCGAGCTGGACGGGCAGGTCCGGGTCATCCGGCGCACGACCGACATTCCCGTCCGCCACGTCAAGGCGAACAAGCCCTACAAGGTTTCCGATGTTGTCTAG
- a CDS encoding Crp/Fnr family transcriptional regulator, translated as MSYHRDNVLFREGEPSTYLLLLKQGLVKVTAASETGQVTLLAIRGPGDVIGELSAADGNPQRSATVVAAADVHACLINHQDFIRLTQQRPEIMVAMLHVLSDKLRQASRARVEVHTYTVRMRLARVLVELAQAYGQEGTGGTRIDLSLTQPELAALVSASPASIARCLRELRQRRILDIGYRHVTLHDTKALAAIARS; from the coding sequence GTGAGCTACCACCGCGACAACGTCCTATTCCGGGAAGGAGAACCCTCCACCTATCTGCTCTTGCTGAAGCAGGGGCTGGTGAAGGTGACCGCCGCCTCGGAAACAGGTCAAGTGACGCTGCTCGCCATCCGCGGTCCGGGCGACGTCATCGGTGAGCTCTCGGCGGCTGACGGAAACCCGCAGCGGTCTGCAACGGTGGTGGCGGCTGCTGACGTACACGCGTGCCTGATAAACCATCAGGACTTCATCCGACTTACCCAGCAGCGTCCAGAGATCATGGTGGCGATGCTCCATGTTCTCAGTGACAAACTGCGTCAAGCCTCCCGTGCGCGGGTCGAGGTACACACCTACACCGTGCGCATGCGGCTGGCTCGCGTCCTGGTAGAGCTTGCCCAGGCGTACGGGCAGGAAGGAACAGGCGGCACACGGATCGATCTCTCGCTCACCCAGCCGGAGCTGGCGGCTCTGGTGTCCGCCTCTCCCGCGTCTATCGCCAGGTGTCTGCGAGAGCTCCGCCAGAGGCGGATACTCGACATCGGCTATCGCCATGTGACGCTGCACGACACGAAGGCGTTGGCTGCCATCGCCCGGAGCTGA